The Silene latifolia isolate original U9 population chromosome Y, ASM4854445v1, whole genome shotgun sequence sequence TTATCACATATTACTTCTCTTATATTTTTTCCTTTATTGTTCGCTTATTTATCATCGTCTATTTCCTTCATCGTCGGTGATGAGACCCCTAATTTAACGACGTCAGTGTTGTTCTTAGATGGAGGTTAATGGAAGAAGGATCGTTGATTGTATGTTAGTGAAGGGTGGTAGTGATGGTCGTGAGACGGACTTGCgcgccgtggtggtggttgttgtggaggTGAACGTGTGGTggtgggtcgtgggtggtggttgttgaggaGGTAAAGGGGCGGTGGTGGGCCGTGGGTGGTTGCCGTCGACGGGTAGTGTCACTGACAATAGTTTTAAGCCTTTTTTTTACTGTTTTTGTTGTATATTTTCCGTGATATTGTTCAGtataagttgtgatattgtttcgtgtAGTTTTTGATATTCTTGTGTTTGATATTGTTCAGTATAAACAATAccactggttgtactaaacaatatcacggatTATAGTATACAATATCCCACCACTGAACCTAACTCCGCCTTTCACCATCTGCATTCGGCTTTCAAGATCTATCTAGTCCTTTTACTGACATGTATGTGCATGCGTACAAGCAAGAAACATAGTCATCAGACCGAAAGCCGATCAAGAATTGGGCTAGACAGATCTTGAAAGCCATAAGTTACCTGCATACTGTCATAACCCACCAATTATCCATAACCAAGTGAGGATGCTTGAGTCTAAGTGAGGATGACTTAATTGTCAATAAACAGGAGTTCTAACTTATTCCAGACCTGTCAAATAATTGTCAATAACCCGCTACCGTCAAGCAGGCTAACAAAACAAGCAGAAAGGAAAAATCAAGCATCATCAAGTGCAAGAACATCAGGTAGGGGTTTGCCCTCCAGAAGCTCTAAGCTAGCACCGCCTCCTGTAGAGATGTCGCTCATCTTATCAGCAAGACCAACCTTCTCCACAGCTGCCACAAGAGTCCCCTCCTCCTATGATTGTCGTCACTCCTTTTCCACTTAGCTCTGCCAACTTCTTGGCTATAGCCTAAAGATTTTATAATGGTGAGCTCAATAAAAAATGGTTTCATATTAGTCTGCGTCCTTTAGAATTCATAGTTTTCTTGTTCATGTGTGAGTTCTGAGCATCTTCCAATAAGAGGTTCTTGGTTATGTAATTGGAAAAAAGGTACAAAGAAAACATGTGTCCAGACTCAAGCATCCTCACTTAGGATAGGATTTAATTAATTCGGTGACTCAAGCATCCTCACTTGTATTATCTTGAAAGTGATACAATTAATTCGGTGATGCAAGAGATGGGTAAGGAGGTTGACATATCGTCTAAGATTATGTAGTGATAAGTGAGCTCATGGGTTTTTCAATTGAGAtgaaaaaccctagaaaattctaGAGAATTTGATTGATTACAAAATTTGTAGTTCTTGTTATTGTTTGGTtcaaaaattaacaagtgatattCTTGTGTATAGCGTGTGATACATtagtggactcatgggactcaaatatataggtggactcaccggatcttgtctctctctctctctctctctctctctctctctctctctctctctatatatatatatatatatatatatatatatatatatatatatatatatatatatatatatatatatatatatatatattaagatCATGTGCAAACCTAATGtacggtgcgaacttacgaacttaACCTAAGAGCCGTTAGATTTGAGTTTGTAACTTATCTCCCCTTCATTAAACCAACCTGAAGAGTTTAGGAttccaagtacctaagagggggagggggtgaattaggtactatttaaaaatttaaacttaatctttattgttttaaattaagttgattaacaagtggatacatcaaataaatcGATTAATTAGAAGTGTATCATATTTGTTGAAGAAGATGGCTAAAATGAAAAACAATGGTTGTTCTGACTGTTGCTTGTTTGTCTTAGCAAATAAGATTAAGGTTACAGACCAAAGCAACAGTATTCAGGACCGTTCTTAAAGGAAAACGCAAATGAAGTACGAGTAAAATAAATGCAGCGAAATTAAAAGTAACGGCGAGAGATCAACATAatgtttttgaattggttcggccaacgCTCTAAAGGCCTACATCCaatcttcctttttttttggtgtaatgtaAGCTTTTATTGATGATCAATAAAACATAAGGCATTGGAATACAATGTTGCTACTACTACTTTTACAAGAGATGAACTACTAAAAAATTACATATGCATATCCAACTGTAGTAGCCATCTACGATCTCTATTAGGCAAAATAGGACTAATCTTCTGCATTATACGAGCCCTAATCATATTCTTCAAATCACTAATCATCTTATCAGGTAGAGTAAGAACTAACTTCAACCTGCAAGAATTCCTTTCCTGCCAAATGTAGTACTAGTAAGCCACACAAGCCATTCTGCAAACAGATTTCTGAAGTTTGGAGCAACCAGCATGAGCTCCTTGAAGAATCATATGTAACCATTGCTCAATGCCACTAATAATCTGGGAGTATATGTGCATAACATAAACAAATGTGAATGAGACTCTACATCCTGCTCAGATAAGACACGACTATCCTAATCACAAATACCCAGTTGCATTAGTTTCTCCCTGGTCTGCAATCCCTTCTACATAACTAACCAACCATTGAAGGAATGCTTAGGTACATCCCAAGAATCCCACACAGTTTTATACCACTGGACAGGGGGGCGTGGTCCCTGCTGCCAGTGATAACCATTCCCAATAGAATACCCTTTAGAATCAGGCATCCATTGTCCATTAACATAGCCATCTCTCAAAGTATCCTTGACTCTGCAAatattcctccaattccaattggaATCAGCAGGAGGTGTATAAGAATGCCAGTCTATACCATTTAGataaacatgatcaatccaaaggacCCAAAGCCTATCAGCCTTGGTATAAATCCAGTTGACCAGCTTCCCAACAGTTGCAATGTTCCAGACCCGTGCTTCCTTTATACTCAAACCTCCCTCTTGCTTACTGCAGCAAACTTTATCCCAGGCTACAAGAGGAACTCTGTGATACTCAGTATCACCACTCCACATATAGTTTCTGTAGATAGCTTTTATCCTTTTGATAACACTTTTAGGGATTAAAAAGATAGAGGCCCAATAACTACGGAGAGTATTAAGTACAGAAGTAATGAGCACAAGTCTACCTGCATAGCTGAGTTTCCTTGCACCAATACTCCTCACTCTAGTTACAATTCTTTCCAACAGGATGTTACAATCTTGCCTAGTCAATCTCCCTGGCTGAATTGGAATTCCCAGGTATTTAAAAGGCAAAATTCCTTCCTGGAAACCTGAAATTTGAGTAATTTCTTGTTTCAGTTCCCGAGAAACTCCATTGAAGACCACCTCAGATTTAGAGGCATTGACTTTTAAACCAGATGCAGCAGAGAAGGTAGACAAAGCTGTTAACACCAGAATAATGGATTTTGGATCACCCTTACAAAACATAAGGAGGTCATCAGCAAATCAGAGATGGGTCAGCTTCAAACTTTTACACAAAGGGTGATATCTGAAAAACCATTTATCAGTTGCAAATGCCATAATCCTTCATAAATATTCCATGCAAATGCAAAAAATAAGAGGTGAGataggatccccttgcctcaatCCTCTCTTCCCCTTGAAAAAAACAAACTGAGACCCATTCAAGCTAAGAGTATAAGTAGGAGAGGTAATACAAACCATAATCAACTGTCTAAACTTCTCAAGGAATTTTAGAGCAATCAGCATGTGATCCATAAATGACCATTCAATAGAATCATAGGCCTTCTGCAGGTCCAACTTGAACATACACCTAGGGGAGGCCATCCCCCTATTATAGAGCCTAATTAAATCCTGACATATCAAAATGTTCTCCAGTATACACCTCCCTTTCACAAAAGCTCCTTGGTTTCTACTAATGATATCTGATAAGATCAAGGCCAGTCTAGTACACATAATTTTAGAAATAGCTTTGTAGAGAACATTACAACAGGATATTGGCATAAAGTGCTTCACACTAGTTGGCCTATCCAGTTTAGGGATCAAGGTTGTACTTGTAGCATTAATCTGAGCCAGCATTTTGCCAGTATCAAAGAAATTCACAACAGCACCACATATTTCATCTCCTATAATATCCAAAGCATCCCTATAAAACTGACTAGTGTATCCATCAGGTCCAGGTGATTTCCCTTTTGGAGTACTGAAAATACTCTTTTTAACCTCATCTATAGTTACAGGTTTAGACAAGAGTTCCAAGTGATTCTGTACAGCAAGGACCTCTACCAACAATATGAT is a genomic window containing:
- the LOC141628730 gene encoding uncharacterized protein LOC141628730 — protein: MERLGGQTTDAEMEHFQECVSFFCMEDITTTGALFTWSNKHEATERVYSRLDRAMGNLEWMELFGDYIANFHPEGLFDHCPCTLVDRRFDIGGTRMFSVVKKLKSLKPVPKAINKHCFSDIENTTNIAGIALEHIQQELVGDSRNLELLQQEMDLAHNLKELIAARDSFLSQKAKVQWLIEEDLNTSFFHHTIKKRLMMNKVFPTEDQDGKLCTEGDAIQSAFLRIILLVEVLAVQNHLELLSKPVTIDEVKKSIFSTPKGKSPGPDGYTSQFYRDALDIIGDEICGAVVNFFDTGKMLAQINATSTTLIPKLDRPTSVKHFMPISCCNVLYKAISKIMCTRLALILSDIISRNQGAFVKGRCILENILICQDLIRLYNRGMASPRCMFKLDLQKAYDSIEWSFMDHMLIALKFLEKFRQLIMGDPKSIILVLTALSTFSAASGLKVNASKSEVVFNGVSRELKQEITQISGFQEGILPFKYLGIPIQPGRLTRQDCNILLERIVTRVRSIGARKLSYAGRLVLITSVLNTLRSYWASIFLIPKSVIKRIKAIYRNYMWSGDTEYHRVPLVAWDKVCCSKQEGGLSIKEARVWNIATVGKLVNWIYTKADRLWVLWIDHVYLNGIDWHSYTPPADSNWNWRNICRVKDTLRDGYVNGQWMPDSKGYSIGNGYHWQQGPRPPVQWYKTVWDSWDVPKHSFNGCRVSFTFVYVMHIYSQIISGIEQWLHMILQGAHAGCSKLQKSEEGTLVAAVEKVGLADKMSDISTGGGASLELLEGKPLPDVLALDDA